CCCTTTGGTGGTCAATGATTGTAAGTAATTTTATAGCAACAATATGGGCTTACTTATTATATGTAAAAGGTGATTGGAAAAAAGGAGCTATAAGGAGTGTAAAATGAGCTTTTTTCAAAATAATTATGGAGAATCGATAGCTTTAATGACTGCATTATGTTGGTCTTTCACTGCTCTCTTTTTTGAATCTGCTGGTAAAAGAATTGGTTCTTTATCGTTGAACCTCATAAGGCTGCTAATTGCTTTTATTTATTTATCAATTTACACATACTTTACACGAGGCTTGTTCTTTCCAGTTGATGCTGGGATTCATCAATGGGGTTGGTTACTTTTCTCTGGTTTTATTGGTTTTTATCTTGGAGATCTATTTCTTTTCAAAGGATTCATAACTATCGGTGCAAGAATCTCAATGTTAATTTACTCATTAGTTCCTCCAATGACTGCAATAATAGGCTGGCTAATTCTGGGAGAGACTTTAACAGGAATTGATCTTTTGGGAATGGCAATTACTTTACTTGGTGTATCGTTAGTAATTCTGCAAAAAGGGGATGAGTCCAACAAGAAATTAAAATTATCTAGACCATTAAGTGGAATACTATTCGCGTTCGGAGGAGCAGTAGGTCAAGCTTTTGGTTTAATTATCAGTAAATTTGGAATGGAGAATTACAACGCTTTTGCAGCAACCCAGATAAGAACAATAGCAGGAATTGTCCCGTTTTTTTTAACAATTTTAATCTTAGGTAGAATTCCAAAGTTAAAAGCAGCTTTTATAAATAAAGAAGCAATGGGTAGAATCTTTTTTGGAGCATTTTTTGGTCCATTTTTGGGGGTGTCATTGTCTCTTATTGCCATACAACATATTGCGACTGGTGTTGCATCGACAGTGATGTCAATCGTACCTGTTCTATTAATTCCATTAACTATAATATTCTTTAAAGAAAAAATTAAGCTGATCGAAGTAATAGGTGCACTCATAGCGGTAAGTGGAGTTGCTATATTGTTTCTATTTTAGATCATTATGAAAATAAGGCTTGTCTATTTCGCAAGTCTCAAGCCAGGAATTGCATCGAAATCCAATGTATTTGAAAATGAGTCTTCTCTGTAAAGTTGATACTTTTTATATGCAGTGTACGCTATCATAGCTGCATTGTCTGTACAATATTTTGGTGATGAATAAAATACTTTGATACCCTTTTTTAAACATCTTTGAGTAAGAATCTCTCTAAGTCTGGAGTTGGCTGAAACCCCACCTGCAATCACCACTCTTTTCGAGTTGCTAAGTATTGCTGCTTTCACAAGTTTTGATGATAATGAATCAACAACGGACTCAAGAAATGAAGCACAAATATTTTCCATATTTTCTTTAATAAACTCTTTATCATGTTTTTCTATATAAACTTTGACAGCTGTTTTAAGTCCGCTAAATGAGAAATCCAAACTATTGCTCATCCCTCTGGGAAACTTATGAAATTTTTTATCACCTTTTTTGGCGAGTTCATCAATAATTCTACCACCTGGAAAACCTAATCCAAGCATTTTCGAAACTTTATCTATACATTCACCGGCTGCATCATCTCTGGTTTTTCCTAATAATTTGTAATCTTCATAGCTTTCTATATGAATTAATTCTGTATGACCTCCA
This Candidatus Delongbacteria bacterium DNA region includes the following protein-coding sequences:
- a CDS encoding DMT family transporter produces the protein MSFFQNNYGESIALMTALCWSFTALFFESAGKRIGSLSLNLIRLLIAFIYLSIYTYFTRGLFFPVDAGIHQWGWLLFSGFIGFYLGDLFLFKGFITIGARISMLIYSLVPPMTAIIGWLILGETLTGIDLLGMAITLLGVSLVILQKGDESNKKLKLSRPLSGILFAFGGAVGQAFGLIISKFGMENYNAFAATQIRTIAGIVPFFLTILILGRIPKLKAAFINKEAMGRIFFGAFFGPFLGVSLSLIAIQHIATGVASTVMSIVPVLLIPLTIIFFKEKIKLIEVIGALIAVSGVAILFLF
- the tsaD gene encoding tRNA (adenosine(37)-N6)-threonylcarbamoyltransferase complex transferase subunit TsaD — its product is MEKKMVILGIETSCDDTSASVLEDGKILSSIVSTQMVHIKHGGVIPELASRAHQKNVIPVIKQALVESGKTLDDIDAVGVTYGPGLIGALLVGVNTAKGLSIGRNIPLIKVNHIEGHIFANFIENEDLIPPFTVLVVSGGHTELIHIESYEDYKLLGKTRDDAAGECIDKVSKMLGLGFPGGRIIDELAKKGDKKFHKFPRGMSNSLDFSFSGLKTAVKVYIEKHDKEFIKENMENICASFLESVVDSLSSKLVKAAILSNSKRVVIAGGVSANSRLREILTQRCLKKGIKVFYSSPKYCTDNAAMIAYTAYKKYQLYREDSFSNTLDFDAIPGLRLAK